CTGGCGCCGTTGCACCTGCTCTCGCCCCCCGTCGCCTCGATCCGTGACAGCAGGAGCAGGTCGGTGACGACCGCCTCCAGCCGGTCGACATCGGCCAGTGCCTGCTCGATGAGGTCGTCCATGCATGTCTGGCTTGGGTGCAGCTGCGCCTCCTCCAGCCGGACGCGCAACGCGGCGATGGGATTGCGCAGCTCATGCGAGACTTCGGAGGAGAACCGGCGCTGTCGCTGGAGCGCCTGCTCCAGCCGTCCCATACAACGAGTGACAGAGCGGGTGAGCCGGGTGACCTCGTCCTCGCCGGGAAACGTCAGGAGCTCGTCGTGCATGGGCCATTTGTTGGCGTCGCCGTCCGCGGTTCCCGGGGTGCCGAGCGCATCGACGTACTGGCGCAGCTTCATAAGGCGATCCATTGCGGGGCATCCTCATTTCGCCCAAGCGTTGCTGGCGGAGCTGAGCAATAGGTCCAGCTCAATTCTTCGTCGACACCCCGGCCCTGCACATCACACATCCGTGCAGGTCAGCAAGAGGATCCGTGGTGGTTCGCCGCACGGCTACCGTTCGGTGCCGTCCGTATCCAGCAGGTCACGGGCGACACTGAGCAGCAGGTTCACATCGGCCGGTTTATGCACGTACTCGTTGGCGCCGGCGGCGATCGCCCTCTCCCGCTCCCCGGCGATGACCTTGGCGGTGAGCGCGATGATCGGGAGATCGGCGTGACGGGGATCGCTACGGATCGTCCGCATGGCCTCGTAGCCGTCCATGACAGGCATCATGATGTCCATCAGGACGAGCGACACCTGCGGGTGGCGGGCGAGTGCCTCGATGCCCTCCTCGCCGTTCGAGGCGTGCAGCACCGACATCCCCGCCCGTCCGAGGACGTGGGTGAGTGCCGTGACCAGGCGCACATCGTCGTCGACGATGAGGACCTCGGCGCCCGACAGTACGTCCGTCGCGGGGCCGCTCTGCCGCTCGTCCGTTCGGTCCGGCAGCGCCGTACGGTCGGGCGTGAGCTCCTCGGGGACGGGCTTCGTCTGCGTGGGTGCGAACGTCGCCGCCTCTGTCTGGTCCGGAGGCTGTTCGCCCAGATCGTCCCGGAGTGGGGGGACCACGGGCACGTACAACGTGAACTTGCTGCCGCGGCCGAGCCCGCTCTCGACCACGATCTTGCCGCCGAGCAGACCGGCGAGCTCGCGGCTGATGGACAGGCCGAGACCGGTGCCGCTGGTGTGCCCGCCGGGCCCGTGCACCTGCTCGAACGCCTCGAAGATGGTGGTGAGTTTCTCGGGCGGGATGCCGATGCCGGTGTCCTCGACGGTGAAGGCGATGACGTCCTCGGCCGAGCCCAGAGACTCGTCGTCGATGTCGGCGCCTCGTTCCAGGCGCAGTTTGACATGGCCTTCGGAGGTGAACTTGAACGCGTTGGAGAGCAGGTTACGCAGGATCTGCTGGAGCCGCTGCCCGTCGGAGTAGAGATCGTGAGGCGCGTCCTCGGATACCTCGATGTCGAAGTCGAGCCCGTGCTCCGTGGCGATGGGCCGGAACGTGGTGTTCACGTAGTCGAGCAGCCTGGCCAGCGGAAGGTACTTCGGCCGGATGTCCATCCGGCCGGCCTCGACCTTCGACAGGTCGAGGATGTCGTTGATCAGCTGCAGCAGATCGGATCCCGACCAGTAGATGTTGTGCGCGAACTGCTCCTCTTCCGCGGAGAGGCGGCCCTCGGCGTTGTCCGACAGCAGCCGGGCGTAGATGAGCAGTGAGCTCAGCGGGGAGCGCAGCTCGTGCGACATGTTCGCCAGGAATTCCGACTTGTACTGCGAGGCGGACGACAGCAGTGCCGCCTTCTCCGCGAGCTGCTCGTTGGAGCGTTGCAACTCGGCCTGCTGCCTCTGCAGTTCCTTGGAGCGGTCCTGGAGCTGGGTCGTCAGCCGCTGCGACTCGCTGAGCAGCGCCTCCGTACGCGAGTTGGCGATGATGGTGTTGATCGCGACGCCGATGGTGTCGACGAACTGGTCGAAGAAGGCCAGGTGCACGTCGGAGAAGCGGCTGAACGACGCCAGCTCGATGACGCCGAGCACCTTGTCCTCGAAGGGGATCGGGATGATGACGACGCTCGTCGGCGTGCCCTCCCCGAGGCCCGAGCGGATCGTGATGTAGTCGGGCGGGGCATCCGCCACCAGGATGCGCTTCTTCTCCCGGACGGCCTGCTGCACGAGGCCGTGACCTGGCATTCCGGTGGTGTCGACGGTTCGCCCCTGCGAGCCGTAACCGGCGATGTAGGCGAGCCCCCTCCCGGGTCCGCCCTCGCAGTCCGTGTCGGCCAGGAAGAACGCGCCGTACTGCGCGTTGACCAGCGGGGTGAGCTCGCGCAGCACCAGGTCGGCGACCTCGGTGAGGTCGCGGTGGCCCTGCATCAGCCCGGCCAGGCGGGTGAGGTTGGACTCGAGCCAGTCCTTGGCTCGGGTGGTCTCCCGCAAGTTGGAGACCATCTGGTTGATGTTGTCCTTCAGCTCGGAGACCTCGCCCCGGGTCTCAACGGTGATGAGGCGGTCCATGTCACCCTGCGTGACGGCTGAGGTCACCTCGGCGATGGCGCGGACCTGGGTGGTGAGGTTGAGAGCGAGTTCGTTGACGTTGTCGGTGAGGTCCTTCCACACCCCGGACACGCCGCGGACCTGCGCCTGACCGCCCAGGTTGCCCTCGGTGCCGACCTCGCGCGCCACGCGCGTCACCTCGGAGGAGAACGACGACAACGTGTCCACCATCGTGTTGATCGTCGACTTCAGCTCCAGGATCTCCCCGCGCGCGTCAACGTCGATCTTCTTGCCCAGATCCCCCTGGGCGACGGCCGTGGCGACCTGAGCGATATTACGGACCTGGGAAGTGAGGTTGTCCGCCATGAAGTTGACGTTGTCGGTGAGGTCCTTCCACACCCCCGACACACCACGGACACGCGCCCGCCCGCCAAGCCGCCCGTCCGTGCCGACCTCACGCGCCACCCGGGTCACCTCGTCGGCGAACGCCGACAGCTGATCGACCATCGTGTTCACGGTGTTCTTCAACTGCAGAATCTCACCCTGAGCATCGACGGTGATCTGCTTGGACAAGTCGCCGTTGGCCACGGACGTGGTCACCTCAGCGATGTTGCGCACCTGGGTGGTGAGGTTGAGGGCGAGTTCGTTGACGTTGTCGGTGAGGTCCTTCCACACCCCGGACACGCCGCGGACCTGCGCCTGACCGCCCAGGTTGCCCTCGGTGCCGACCTCGCGCGCCACGCGCGTCACCTCGGAGGAGAACGACGACAACGTGTCCACCATCGTGTTGATCGTCGACTTCAGCTCCAGGATCTCCCCGCGCGCGTCAACGTCGATCTTCTTGCCCAGATCCCCCTGGGCGACGGCCGTGGCGACCTGAGCGATATTACGGACCTGGGAAGTGAGGTTGTCCGCCATGAAGTTGACGTTGTCGGTGAGGTCCTTCCACACCCCGGACACACCACGGACATGCGCCCGCCCGCCAAGCCGTCCGTCCGTGCCGACCTCACGCGCCACCCGGGTCACCTCGTCGGCGAACGCCGACAGCTGATCGACCATCGTGTTCACGGTGTTCTTCAACTGCAGAATCTCACCCTGAGCATCGACGGTGATCTGCTTGGACAAGTCGCCGTTGGCCACGGACGTGGTCACCTCAGCGATGTTGCGCACCTGGGTGGTGAGATTCAGGGCCATGAAGTTGACGTTGTCGGTGAGGTCCTTCCACACCCCGGACACGCCGCGGACCTGCGCCTGACCGCCCAGCTGTCCTTCCGTGCCGACCTCGCGCGCCACGCGGGTGACCTCGTCGGCGAAGGCCGACAGCTGATCGACCATCGTGTTGACGGTGAGCTTCAGCTCCAGCAGCTCACCCGTTGCCTCCACGGTCACCGACCGCGTCAGATCGCCACGGGCCACGGCCGTCGTCACCAGGGCGATGTCGCGCACCTGGGCGGTGAGCCTGCCGGCCATCGTGTTGACGGCCTCCGTCACGTCCCGCCAGCTGCCGGACAGCCCGTTCACCTTGGCGCGCCCGCCGAGGCGTCCTTCCGCGCCGACCTCGCGGGCCACCCGGGTGACCTCGCCCGTGAACAGTGACAGCTCGTCGACCATCTGGTTGACCGTCTCCCCGAGTCGGCGCAGGCTGCCGCAGAGCGGCCGGCTGTCGTCGTGCAGGTCCACCCGCTGGGTCAGGTCTCCCCCCGCGACCGCCTCGAGAACGCGCGTCGCGTTGGCGGTCGGAACGACCAGCACGTCGACAAGAGAGTTGGCCGCACCGACGGTCGCCGCCCAGGCGCCCTGGCCGGGGCTGGCGGACAGTCGCTCGTCGAGCCGGCCGTGACGTACGACCTCGCGGCGTACCCGGCTCAGCTCGTCCGCGAAGTGCAGATTGCGGTCGGCGATCTGGTTGAAGACGGCGGCGAGCTCGGCAGGCATGCCATCGTGGTCCGTCGGCAACCTGACGCGGAAGTCCCCGTCGCGCAGGGCCTCCATCGCCGCCAGCAGCGGGCGCAACTCGACCGAATGAATCGCATGGGAAGAAACCGTGGCGCGTTGGACACTCATCGACGTGCCCTCCTTCGTCGATGCCCGTCTGTGAAGTTATCCACGCTATACCAATATTTACGCCTTTTGCCGCCCTTTCCTATTACATGGGATTTAGATGGCATTCTTTGGCCTCGATCATCTTATTCCGGTCGATGTCCGGACCTTACCTATCCCACATTCATGCAATGTTTCCCTCTACGTTTCATATAGCGATGGTCGGTCCCCGCAGTCACGCGGCGGACGAAACCCGGGAAATGTTGCGCGCGCCCCTGGGTCCGTTGTCTGATGTGCATATGGGGGTGAATCGGGAGGAAAACTACCCACATATCGCGGACGCGGACCCCGAGGCATCGTTGTCCAGGCCCGGCTGGCGTGGCCGGGACCGTGAATGGCGCCCCGTCGCCGCTCTCCTGCGGGCCATCGAGACCGGCCGGGGCGCCATGGTGCTGGTCGAGGGCGGGTCGGGGATGGGCAAGACCCAGCTGCTCCACAAGGCCACCGAGGCCGCCGCGCGGGCCGACATCGCGGTCGCCCACGGCGCGGCCGACGAACTCGGGCGCCTGGCACCCCTGGCACCGCTGGCGACGGCGTTCGACGAGCCGGCGCTCACGTCGCTGGGCCCCACATCACCACCGGGGGTGCCGTGCGCCGAGGCGGCCGATCTTCGACTGTCGCTGGTGGAGCGGCTACGCGCCCTTCTGGAGGAACGGGTCGGGCAGGGCCCGATGTTGATCACTCTGGACGACCTGCACTGGGCCGATCCGACCACCCACCTGCTGCTCCGGTCACTGCTGCCCGAACTCGCCTCGTATCCGTTGGGGTGGATCCTGGCCCGCACCAGCGGGATCGGCGACCCCGGCGTGGAGGGGCTGTACGAACTGCTGGAGCGGGAGGGCGCCGACCGGGTCGTCCTCGGGCCGCTGGACGACCTGGCGGTGGCCGAGATCGCCGCCGACGCCTTCGGCGCGCCGCCCGGGCCGGACATCCTGCGGATGGCGGCAGAAGCGAAGGGTAACCCGTTCCTGCTCGTCGAGCTGCTGAGAATGTGCAAGCTCGATGGCGCGGTCGAGATCGCTGCGGGCAGCGCCCGGCTGACCTCGACGGCGCGCCTTCAGGTGAGCGCGCGAAGCCCTCTGGTGAGCCTGTCGGCGTCGACTCGGCAACTGCTCCAGGTGGCCGGGATCCTGGGCCGCTCGTTCTCCGTGGACGATCTCGCCGAGATGCTCGGCGAGCCGGTCGACGGACTGCTGCCGGGGCTCGCCGAGGCGGTCCGCGCGGGAATCATCGTGCCCGCGGTGGACCGGCTGACGTTCCGGCACGATCTCCTGTGGCAGGCCGTAACGGACATGATCTCCGATCCCGTGCGCACGGCACTGCAGCGACAGGCCGGATGCATGCTGCTGCAACGCGGCGCGGTCGTGCCCGCCGCCGCGCACTTCATGCGCTGCGCCAGGGTCGGCGACACGCGGGCTCTCGACGGGCTGGACCGGGCGGCACGTGCGGTGCTGCCCTACTCGCCGCCGTCGGCGGTGGATCTCGCCGTCCGGGCACTCGAGCTCACCGACCCGGCAGCTTCCGATCTCCTCGTCCGTACGGGGACGGCGGTGGAGGCGCTGACGGCCGCGGGACGGCTCGCCGAAGCGATCGAATGCGCGCGGATGGCACTGCGGCGAGCGCCGCCCGGACCGTGGACCGATCGCATGCGCTGTGAACTGACGTCCATCCTGCTGCAGAGCGGCCGCGCGGCCGAGGCCGTGGCCGAGGCCGAGGACCTGCTCGCGCAGCCCGATCTCGACGACGAGCTGCGCGGCATCACCGAGCTCGCGGTATTCCACGGCCTGCTGGGACTGCACGACTTCGGGCGCGGACGGGTGCGGGCGAACGCCGTACTCGCCGACCGAGCAGGGCACAAGGACACCGCGCTGGTCGGGGCGCTGCTGCTCAGCGCGCACATCGCCTGGGAGGAGGCACGCGCGGCCGACGCGTTCCGGGACGTCCACGAGGCCATCCGCATCGCGAGCACCGGATCCGTCGCCGCCCGGCGTGCCCACCCACGACTGTTCCTGGTCTCCTGCCTCTTCGGGGTGGGACGGCATGTGGAGGCCGAAAGGGTCATCCGCGCTGCCGCCGCGGATTTCGACGCCTATGGGCCGACCAGTCACATCGCCAGCCCGGCGTTCTTCAGAGCCTGCCTGTCGCTGGCCACCGGCCGCCCCGACGATGCCGCCGCAGAGGCCCAGGCGGGGTTGGAGGCCGCCGATGAGGTGGGCGCGTACGCGTACGCCTTGCTCGGGTTGGCCGTCCTGGCCATCGTCGAGTTGCGCCGCGGCAACGTGGAGGCGGCAGCGCAGCACATAGAGCGCATCGAGGCCAAGCAGCGGGCGGCGCACGGCCCCATGTACGGGTCCATGTGGAGCGCCTGGGCCGGCGCGCTGGTCGGTGAGGCCCAGCGCGGCCCGGAGCGGGCGATGGAAGCGCTCGACAGCTGCTACGCGGACATCAGGAAGCGGCGTTGGATGCTCATGCTCGAACCGAACGCCGCGGCCTGGATGACCCGTACCGCCCTGGCCGCCGGGCGCCGCTCGGCCGCCGCGAACACCGTGGAGACGGCCCGGCAGATCGCGCACGACAACCCCGGATTCCCCGCTCTGGCCGCCGCGGCCGCCCACGCGCACGGCATCCTCCAAGGGGACGCCACCGCGCTGGCCCAGGCCACGGCACACTACGGCGACCCGTGGGGCGCCGCCTCCGCGGCGGAGGACCTGGGAGCCCTGCTGATCGTCGGCGCTGCGGACGGGGTCTCCAGCGGCGACAGAAAGGCCGCCGTCGCCAGGTTCGACGAGGCAGCCGACGGCTACCTGAAGATCGGCGCACTGCGGGACGCGGCCCGGGCACGTGCCCGGCTGCGAGACCTGGGCGTACGCCGCCGCCACTGGACCTACGCGGACCGGCCCGGCACCGGATGGGACAGCCTCACCGACACCGAACGCAATGTCGCGACCCTCGTCGCCCAGGGACTCACCAATCGTCAGGTGGCCACCCAGATGTTCCTGTCCCCCCACACGGTCTCGTTCCACCTGCGCCAGGTCTTCCGCAAACTCGGCATCACCTCTCGGGTGGAACTGGCCCGCAACGCCGCCGAACAATCGCCTCAGGAGCCGGCGGCGAACACCGGCCCCCACGACTGATCGCGCTGCCCCGTTTCCGTCATGCACCTGGAGCCGCCGGATTCAAGCGATTACCACGGATAACGCGTGATGTCCACGGTGAGGAGATCCGCGAGGAAGGCCGCTTGCCGCGGATCGTCCCAGTCGCCGACCTCGCCCCCGTTGACGGCCGTCCACACTCCCCACTCCAGCAGCATGTACGTGAGAGCGGTCGGCCACAGCTCCCGCTCTCGCACCGTCAACCGCACGTGCCCGAGGCAGGCATCGCGGAAGGCGGCCCATTCCACCTCGTCGAACAGCCGCCCCGGACGACCTGGCAGGTCGTTGTGGAACAGCAGCACGGCCAGGGCCAGGTCGAGCAGCCTCGGCGCCCGTTCCCCGTTGTCGGGGTCGACCAGTACGGGTCCGGCCTGGTCGTACACGAGGTTGACGGCCTTGAAGTCCATGGTCACGTCAGCCACCGGCAGGTCGGCGTCGCGGATGGCCGGCAGCGTGGTCGCCATGAACGACCGCAGCAGCGGCTCGAACCGACCGAGCACCTCCTCGCGCAGGTCCGGCCTGTAGACCTTGAGTACCTTGTCGAGGCCCGTCACGTCCTCCTCGACCGACTCCTGGTCGTGATCAGGCCACTCGAAGCCGGGCAGACCGATTGAGCCTTCGGCGTCACCGACTGCATGCAGGCGCCCCAGCAGGTCGCCGGCGGCGCGTATGTCCGCCGGCGAGCCGTCGTAGGTGCGCCCGTCGATCCACGGATAGGCGACCCAGTCGTACCCGCCGATCCGATGTGGCCCGGCCAGCGGCGTCACCACCGGCACCCCGGAGGCCGCAAGGTGTCGCACCCACCTGCCCATGGCCTCGGGCGAGTGGGTGCGCTTGACGGCGACGGCCGCTCCGCCGATCACACCGCGGAATACGGGTGCGTAGCGGTATATCGAGTCCTGCGGCTCGATCCCGAACCGCCGGAACACCTCGGAGCAGTCGTCCGTCACAAGCTCCGACCGTAGCCGCGGCATAGGCATCTATTCGACGCATTTTTGGAGCACCACACATAGGTGACGCCGGCGAGCCGCAGATGGGCGTACAGCGCTTCAGCGCCGAGAAGGCGGAAATCGGAGACAGGTGCCCAAGAACTGTCAGCAGCGGTCGTAACGGGCGATGATGACGCCCTTCGTGGTCGTGACACTGCTGGTGAGGCGGTACTGGGTCAACGGCGCCGGTCCCTCGAACATCCGTGTGCCCGAGCCCAGGGTGAGCGGGTGCACCACCAACGTGTAATGGTCGATCAGACCGGCCGCGTGCAGGCTGCGCACCAGTGCTGCGCTGCCGACGATGCCCAGGTCGTTGCCGTCCTGCGCCTTCAGGTCTGCGACCGTCCGCGTCGCGTCGCCACGCAGCAGCACCGAGTTCTGCCAGGCACTCACGTCGTCGAGCGAGGCTGAGGCGACGTACTTGGTGACGGCGTTCAAACGGGTGGTGTACGGGTTGCCGTCCTCGCGGTGCGCCCACGCGGTGATGAAGTCCTGCCAGGTGCGGCGGCCGAGCAGCATGTCGCCGGTACGGCTCATGCCCTTGGCCATCTCCTGAGCCAAGACCTCGTCCTGGTGCCAGGTCCCCCAGCCACCGTGCGTGAAGCCTCCGCGGGTGTCCTCATCAGGATGACCCAGGCCCTGCACGACGCCATCCAGGCTGATGTTCATGGTGACGGTGATCGAGCGCACCGGAATGTCTCCTCCGATTCTGCGGGCCGCCCCTGTGACGGCCCGATCACCCCCTACACGAGCGCAGGTCGCCCGAATCGACATCGTCGAACGGCAAATTCTTGCTTTCTGTCTCACCCGCTCCGGCACTGCGGAAAGGTACTCACGGATCGGCGGCAAAGACACGCTCAGAAGCGGTGCAGCTCACCCCGACTCAGACCCTCGACAGCGATGTGCGACTTGAGTACTGAGCGAGCCCAGGCACAACCGCGCGGCGGCGCTGCATGAGAATGCGCCCTGCGTCGTCCACTGTGACGGCGCCACAGGTGGGATTCGGAACGGCCGGGCTATTGGCGCCGCTTTGCTCGCGCGACGTCTCAGGTATCCGCGGCCAGGCACCCTGTCTCAGGGTATCCCAGCGGTGGAGAGATGTCTCAGACAGGCATGTTGATGGTCAGTCCGGCTGTCTGGGCAGCATCGGCCAGTCGTTTGTCGTACGTGACAAATGAAGTGAGCCGGGAGCGGATGCGGAGAGCAGTTGCCAGATGGATAGCGTCCAGGCCACGTACGGTCACGGGTTTCACAGTCTGGGCCAGGATGCGAATGCCGGCGTCCAGTTCCACCAGCTCGATCAGGTCGAGGACCAGGTGATGTCGGGCGACGGCTTCTGGGGCGTAGCGTGCCAGGGCCCGTGAAGACTCGATCTCCAGCAAAACCGAACTCGTCCATCCGGTCTCTGCCCGTTCGTCGAGCCAGTCGCGCAATGCCTGCGACTCGGCCTCGGCGTGGACGAGTTTCACGACGGCGGCCGAGTCGAGATAGATCATCAGCGTTCGTCCTCGCGGCTGTGGGCGATCTCCGCGGCGATGTCGATGCCGTCAGGTTCGCCGAGCGGCATACGCAGGACAGCGCGCCGCATAGCGGCAGCGCGCTCCTTGCGGAGGGCAGCTTCCAGCACGGCTTGGCGGATAGCCGCCGAGCGTGAGCTGCCGTCATGGGTGAGAATATCCAGGGCGTGCTCAGTCTCCGAGTCGCTGCGGATGGTGATGGTGTCAGCCATGCAGCCACTGTAAGACGCTCTGTCTTACGAGGCAAGCCCTGGCCCGCCTTCCCTCCGCGCCTGCGAAAACGAGAGCCGGCCGTAAGCACACGCTCACTCCCTCGCCGACGGTGCTCGTTTGCGCAATGCGGTCGCGATGACGAGCGCTGCCGCGGCGAGCAGGTGCCACTGAATCCGTGGGATCGCCGTCGCAAGGCGATCATTGATCGAGAAGATGAGAGCCATCAGGAACCCTTCGAAGGCGGCGAGGACCAGGAGCGCGCTGGCGACCAGTGCGGCAAGGCTCCGCATCCGATCCGTCAGCACGGTGCTCGCCGCTGCGACCAGGGCGATGAGCACGAGCAGCACCCCGTCCACCTCGGCCTTGCATGACCACCCCCAGGGTTGCTTCCACAGCAACTCCATGGACTGCGTGTAGGCGAACCATCCGGAGGAGACGGGCTCGCCGTTCACCAGAGACAGTCGGCCGATCGTCCACGCGGACGCCACCATGGCCAACCCCCAGAAGACAGCTACCGGTCGTGCTCGATAGAGAGGCGAACGTGCGGTCAGGAGCAGCGTGATGACGGCCACCACGTAACAAGCCATCGCCGACCAGGGCTCAGCGAAGGGAAGGAGCTGGCCTGCCCCCGGATGGCGGGCCTCGGGCGGAAACAAGATCGAGAACAGCCGGAGCGCGACGACGCTGCAGATCACCGTAACCCCGAGGGCTGTGGTCCGGCGCGAGGCGGTCAGCAGGAGGCCGGCCAGTACCGCGGGCAACAGGAGCTCGGCCCAAGACAGCAGTTGCCCCCATGGGCCGACCGACAGCAGGAAGGGGCCGGCACCGGTGACTCCATTGCAGACTCCGATGGTCAGCTCTGCTGCACTGATCTTGGACGTCTTCAGGATGACCGGCGCGGAGGCGGCCAGACCGCCGCGACGCGGAAGACGCTGATGTGGAGGCGCATCTCCGCCCGTGGTGCCTGCGCCACGGATCCTCCGTTTGCTTACTCAAGGGTAGGCCGACGCGGGCGACAGTAACGCATCAAGATCATGGTTCCGCAACAGCGACGACAGCAGCCCTGCCCCAACTCCTCTTCTCCTCGGACCCATCGTGACCAGGGCCGCCGGATGAAGACTCAATCAACGGTGGCGCCAGAACATCGGGGGGCCGAGCCAAGCGAGGCCCCCTCCGGGCGGGCTCCAGCAGGTCAAGCCGGTAATCGGGTCACGGGTGGGCGATGGCGCCGTAAGGCGCGGGGGTTGCGCCGTCAGGCGCCCGAATGAGAACGCCTGAGCCCCTTGGCGCGAAGCGCCCCCTGGCGAAGACCTTTGGCTCGGGGCGGGGGTCAGCAAGCCCACCACCCGGATGGGGCGTTGTCCCTTGGGTTCCTGATAGCGGCTGTGTCCTCCCCTGCTGGAGCTCATTGGCAATAGAGATCCATGGCCCTCCGTAGTCGTTGTTAGCGCATCCGTTAGCAAGATCGACCTGCGCATTAGGACTCGGATGGGTCACACTGGTGACATGGAGGCCAGGGGATACGGAGCAGTCCGCCCTTACATCGTGCCCGAGACGTTGGAGGAACTCGCCGGGCCCATCACGGGTGTCGTCTCACTTCCCCATCACCTCGACTGGGGGCCAAAGCGCACCTATGACCTGGACCAGGTTGCCGATGCGCGGCTGATGTACATGCGTGTGATCCGGGAGAGCGCCACGCCTGACGACCTACGGCGTTTCCTGAACTCCTCACTCCTGCGGCGCCTCTGGCCGGAGTTGATCCTGCCTCCGCGGGTTCGTGTCCTGTGGCTGGACCGGTTCCCCGAACTGCAGCGCCGAGCCGCTTAATGGACGAATTCCACCGTCGCCTGGCCAGCATTGCTCTGGCAGCATCCGCGGATCACGGCTTCGCCCTGGCAGGCGGCTACGCAGTACAGGCCTATGGTGTACTCCAACGGCCGAGCGAGGACATCGATCTGTTCACCTCCAGCCTCCGCGGTGACTTCGCCGAGGGGGTCAGG
This genomic interval from Nonomuraea helvata contains the following:
- a CDS encoding phosphotransferase; translated protein: MTDDCSEVFRRFGIEPQDSIYRYAPVFRGVIGGAAVAVKRTHSPEAMGRWVRHLAASGVPVVTPLAGPHRIGGYDWVAYPWIDGRTYDGSPADIRAAGDLLGRLHAVGDAEGSIGLPGFEWPDHDQESVEEDVTGLDKVLKVYRPDLREEVLGRFEPLLRSFMATTLPAIRDADLPVADVTMDFKAVNLVYDQAGPVLVDPDNGERAPRLLDLALAVLLFHNDLPGRPGRLFDEVEWAAFRDACLGHVRLTVRERELWPTALTYMLLEWGVWTAVNGGEVGDWDDPRQAAFLADLLTVDITRYPW
- a CDS encoding HAMP domain-containing protein; the protein is MSVQRATVSSHAIHSVELRPLLAAMEALRDGDFRVRLPTDHDGMPAELAAVFNQIADRNLHFADELSRVRREVVRHGRLDERLSASPGQGAWAATVGAANSLVDVLVVPTANATRVLEAVAGGDLTQRVDLHDDSRPLCGSLRRLGETVNQMVDELSLFTGEVTRVAREVGAEGRLGGRAKVNGLSGSWRDVTEAVNTMAGRLTAQVRDIALVTTAVARGDLTRSVTVEATGELLELKLTVNTMVDQLSAFADEVTRVAREVGTEGQLGGQAQVRGVSGVWKDLTDNVNFMALNLTTQVRNIAEVTTSVANGDLSKQITVDAQGEILQLKNTVNTMVDQLSAFADEVTRVAREVGTDGRLGGRAHVRGVSGVWKDLTDNVNFMADNLTSQVRNIAQVATAVAQGDLGKKIDVDARGEILELKSTINTMVDTLSSFSSEVTRVAREVGTEGNLGGQAQVRGVSGVWKDLTDNVNELALNLTTQVRNIAEVTTSVANGDLSKQITVDAQGEILQLKNTVNTMVDQLSAFADEVTRVAREVGTDGRLGGRARVRGVSGVWKDLTDNVNFMADNLTSQVRNIAQVATAVAQGDLGKKIDVDARGEILELKSTINTMVDTLSSFSSEVTRVAREVGTEGNLGGQAQVRGVSGVWKDLTDNVNELALNLTTQVRAIAEVTSAVTQGDMDRLITVETRGEVSELKDNINQMVSNLRETTRAKDWLESNLTRLAGLMQGHRDLTEVADLVLRELTPLVNAQYGAFFLADTDCEGGPGRGLAYIAGYGSQGRTVDTTGMPGHGLVQQAVREKKRILVADAPPDYITIRSGLGEGTPTSVVIIPIPFEDKVLGVIELASFSRFSDVHLAFFDQFVDTIGVAINTIIANSRTEALLSESQRLTTQLQDRSKELQRQQAELQRSNEQLAEKAALLSSASQYKSEFLANMSHELRSPLSSLLIYARLLSDNAEGRLSAEEEQFAHNIYWSGSDLLQLINDILDLSKVEAGRMDIRPKYLPLARLLDYVNTTFRPIATEHGLDFDIEVSEDAPHDLYSDGQRLQQILRNLLSNAFKFTSEGHVKLRLERGADIDDESLGSAEDVIAFTVEDTGIGIPPEKLTTIFEAFEQVHGPGGHTSGTGLGLSISRELAGLLGGKIVVESGLGRGSKFTLYVPVVPPLRDDLGEQPPDQTEAATFAPTQTKPVPEELTPDRTALPDRTDERQSGPATDVLSGAEVLIVDDDVRLVTALTHVLGRAGMSVLHASNGEEGIEALARHPQVSLVLMDIMMPVMDGYEAMRTIRSDPRHADLPIIALTAKVIAGERERAIAAGANEYVHKPADVNLLLSVARDLLDTDGTER
- a CDS encoding type II toxin-antitoxin system VapC family toxin, with amino-acid sequence MIYLDSAAVVKLVHAEAESQALRDWLDERAETGWTSSVLLEIESSRALARYAPEAVARHHLVLDLIELVELDAGIRILAQTVKPVTVRGLDAIHLATALRIRSRLTSFVTYDKRLADAAQTAGLTINMPV
- a CDS encoding dihydrofolate reductase family protein, with product MRSITVTMNISLDGVVQGLGHPDEDTRGGFTHGGWGTWHQDEVLAQEMAKGMSRTGDMLLGRRTWQDFITAWAHREDGNPYTTRLNAVTKYVASASLDDVSAWQNSVLLRGDATRTVADLKAQDGNDLGIVGSAALVRSLHAAGLIDHYTLVVHPLTLGSGTRMFEGPAPLTQYRLTSSVTTTKGVIIARYDRC
- a CDS encoding helix-turn-helix transcriptional regulator, which codes for MNREENYPHIADADPEASLSRPGWRGRDREWRPVAALLRAIETGRGAMVLVEGGSGMGKTQLLHKATEAAARADIAVAHGAADELGRLAPLAPLATAFDEPALTSLGPTSPPGVPCAEAADLRLSLVERLRALLEERVGQGPMLITLDDLHWADPTTHLLLRSLLPELASYPLGWILARTSGIGDPGVEGLYELLEREGADRVVLGPLDDLAVAEIAADAFGAPPGPDILRMAAEAKGNPFLLVELLRMCKLDGAVEIAAGSARLTSTARLQVSARSPLVSLSASTRQLLQVAGILGRSFSVDDLAEMLGEPVDGLLPGLAEAVRAGIIVPAVDRLTFRHDLLWQAVTDMISDPVRTALQRQAGCMLLQRGAVVPAAAHFMRCARVGDTRALDGLDRAARAVLPYSPPSAVDLAVRALELTDPAASDLLVRTGTAVEALTAAGRLAEAIECARMALRRAPPGPWTDRMRCELTSILLQSGRAAEAVAEAEDLLAQPDLDDELRGITELAVFHGLLGLHDFGRGRVRANAVLADRAGHKDTALVGALLLSAHIAWEEARAADAFRDVHEAIRIASTGSVAARRAHPRLFLVSCLFGVGRHVEAERVIRAAAADFDAYGPTSHIASPAFFRACLSLATGRPDDAAAEAQAGLEAADEVGAYAYALLGLAVLAIVELRRGNVEAAAQHIERIEAKQRAAHGPMYGSMWSAWAGALVGEAQRGPERAMEALDSCYADIRKRRWMLMLEPNAAAWMTRTALAAGRRSAAANTVETARQIAHDNPGFPALAAAAAHAHGILQGDATALAQATAHYGDPWGAASAAEDLGALLIVGAADGVSSGDRKAAVARFDEAADGYLKIGALRDAARARARLRDLGVRRRHWTYADRPGTGWDSLTDTERNVATLVAQGLTNRQVATQMFLSPHTVSFHLRQVFRKLGITSRVELARNAAEQSPQEPAANTGPHD